A window from Mycolicibacterium tokaiense encodes these proteins:
- a CDS encoding sugar ABC transporter substrate-binding protein produces the protein MVDSFYTLDNDYFQGWARGSAFAAATLLMSRDQQVDNSNIDVLRSVFEAAPIKDVQGISTLPNTAAASPEILGLAQASGIYASSNWSNAPWSTPFDIGDYYYSYQTANDVAGARELCKQLFEEMGGTGKFIHIEGIKGNSASDNRTAGVDEALALYPGIEMVARQPGAFSRGGTQPVIENLLTANPDVTGIMCANDDSAMAAVTAVESRGIKNCKVVGIDAIGEFLEAIPRGTAFATWAHHGAWIGAFSTVRVFDALAGVTLSAPERMMNFGGFIIDSAEAAEAYRDLMYSSKPLPFDYELMSQALHPDDWDPQNSMIPLDIDIYWERDKKPPRYEIPAAYTEAVDSGEMERVAQRYATAYRSDPFATVRTKCRNGGKDILQ, from the coding sequence ATGGTCGACAGCTTCTACACCCTGGACAACGACTACTTCCAGGGCTGGGCGCGGGGCTCTGCCTTCGCGGCCGCCACCTTGCTGATGTCCCGCGACCAACAGGTCGACAACTCCAACATCGACGTACTGCGCAGCGTCTTCGAAGCCGCTCCGATCAAGGACGTGCAGGGCATCAGCACGCTCCCCAACACCGCAGCAGCCAGCCCTGAGATCCTCGGTCTGGCGCAGGCCTCGGGTATCTACGCCTCGAGCAACTGGTCCAACGCGCCGTGGAGCACGCCGTTCGACATCGGCGACTATTACTACTCGTATCAGACCGCCAACGACGTCGCCGGCGCGCGCGAGCTGTGTAAGCAGCTGTTCGAGGAGATGGGCGGCACGGGCAAGTTCATCCACATCGAGGGGATCAAGGGCAACTCGGCCTCCGACAATCGCACCGCAGGTGTTGACGAGGCTCTGGCCCTGTACCCGGGTATCGAGATGGTGGCGCGCCAGCCGGGCGCGTTCAGCCGCGGCGGTACCCAGCCGGTGATCGAGAACCTCCTGACCGCCAACCCGGACGTCACCGGAATCATGTGCGCCAACGATGATTCGGCCATGGCGGCTGTCACGGCGGTGGAGTCGCGGGGCATCAAGAACTGCAAGGTGGTCGGGATCGACGCCATCGGCGAATTCCTCGAAGCCATCCCCCGTGGCACTGCGTTCGCCACCTGGGCGCACCACGGGGCCTGGATCGGAGCGTTCTCGACGGTGCGCGTGTTCGACGCGCTGGCCGGCGTCACCCTCTCCGCCCCGGAACGGATGATGAACTTCGGCGGCTTCATCATCGACTCCGCCGAGGCTGCCGAGGCCTACCGCGACCTGATGTATTCGTCGAAACCCCTGCCGTTCGACTACGAGCTGATGTCCCAGGCACTGCACCCGGACGACTGGGATCCGCAGAACTCGATGATCCCCTTGGACATCGACATCTACTGGGAGCGCGACAAGAAGCCGCCTCGCTACGAGATCCCGGCGGCATACACCGAAGCCGTCGACTCGGGAGAGATGGAACGCGTGGCGCAACGCTACGCGACGGCCTACCGGTCCGATCCCTTCGCAACCGTACGAACCAAATGCCGCAATGGCGGGAAGGACATCCTGCAATGA
- a CDS encoding sugar ABC transporter ATP-binding protein, with translation MSFSVRRGEIVGLIGENGAGKSTVLNIISGTDHQDAGHVLVNGREVSFANYREATSNGVFRIFQELALVPNRSVWENFVLSHEQHFIRAGLIRRGAGIAWVRNLLERFDHGWVDPAAAVDHYPFAVRQVLEIIKAFALAELLGHEEPIILLDEPTAGLAADEIEFLRTVLMRVKERSAVVFVSHRLSELLEWSDRIVVFKDGAVVAEESTGTLTESQLHYLMVGRERDAQFYREGRQRPTPGDAVLEVENLGDGQAFRDVDLSIKAGEIVGIAGVLGSGKSELGAAVFGARPVTAGTLSYRGKQIARPSIATMCDLKVGYVTPERKDDGLLDTFSVAQNISFARIASQRTPLLDLGREKTEAKEYFGKMRIKAASIVAPIDSLSGGNQQKAIIARWLARGVDMLILDNPTRGVDAGAKEEIYDIIRDLADSGVAILLISDDLLEVIGLSNRIAVMKDGVITHRVDAHVDTKPQESDLIATMV, from the coding sequence GTGAGTTTCTCGGTTCGACGAGGTGAGATCGTCGGGCTGATCGGCGAGAACGGGGCCGGCAAGTCCACGGTACTGAACATCATCAGCGGTACCGACCACCAGGACGCGGGCCATGTGCTGGTCAACGGCCGCGAGGTGAGCTTCGCCAACTACCGGGAAGCCACCAGCAACGGGGTCTTCCGGATATTCCAGGAACTCGCGCTGGTGCCCAACCGGTCGGTGTGGGAGAACTTCGTATTGTCCCACGAACAGCACTTCATCCGGGCCGGACTGATCCGGCGCGGCGCTGGAATCGCCTGGGTGCGCAACCTTCTGGAGCGGTTCGACCACGGCTGGGTGGACCCGGCTGCTGCGGTGGACCACTACCCGTTTGCGGTGCGGCAGGTTCTCGAGATCATCAAAGCCTTCGCCCTGGCCGAACTGCTGGGCCACGAGGAGCCCATCATCCTGCTCGACGAACCCACCGCCGGCCTGGCTGCCGACGAGATCGAGTTCCTGCGCACCGTGCTCATGCGGGTGAAGGAACGCAGTGCCGTGGTGTTCGTGTCCCACCGCCTCAGCGAGTTACTGGAGTGGAGCGACCGCATCGTGGTCTTCAAAGACGGCGCCGTGGTCGCAGAGGAATCCACGGGAACCCTGACCGAGAGTCAGCTGCACTACCTCATGGTGGGCCGCGAACGCGATGCGCAGTTCTATCGGGAGGGTAGACAGCGCCCCACCCCCGGCGACGCGGTGCTGGAGGTGGAGAACCTCGGGGACGGCCAGGCCTTCAGGGATGTCGACCTGTCGATCAAGGCCGGTGAGATCGTCGGCATCGCAGGCGTTCTCGGTTCGGGAAAGAGCGAGCTGGGTGCCGCGGTCTTCGGAGCCCGCCCGGTCACCGCGGGGACGCTGAGTTATCGGGGCAAGCAGATCGCCCGACCGTCGATCGCGACCATGTGCGACCTGAAGGTCGGCTACGTCACCCCGGAGCGCAAGGACGACGGATTGCTGGACACGTTCTCCGTGGCGCAGAACATCTCGTTCGCACGCATCGCGTCGCAGAGAACCCCGCTGCTGGACCTGGGCCGCGAAAAGACCGAAGCCAAGGAGTACTTCGGCAAGATGCGGATCAAGGCGGCGTCGATCGTGGCTCCGATCGACAGCCTCAGCGGGGGTAACCAGCAGAAGGCCATCATCGCCCGGTGGCTGGCCCGCGGCGTCGACATGCTGATTCTGGACAATCCCACCCGGGGTGTCGACGCCGGCGCCAAAGAGGAGATCTACGACATCATCCGCGACCTCGCTGACAGCGGCGTCGCGATCCTGCTGATCAGCGACGACCTGCTGGAAGTCATCGGGTTGTCCAACCGCATCGCGGTCATGAAGGACGGCGTGATCACCCACCGCGTGGATGCGCACGTCGACACCAAACCCCAGGAATCCGACCTCATCGCAACGATGGTCTAA
- a CDS encoding SDR family oxidoreductase: MNVSDRSDALVVGATGISGQAICRRLVAAGRRTYGLSRRTELPVADAIPVTADLLDEGQLREALADIRPEAVFVTAWMRQSDEAANIAVNSALLRNVLVALEAGGSVEHVALMTGLKHYLGSFEDYGNGVQAETPFHESEPRLPSPNFYYAQEDELFAAAQRMGFTWSVHRSHTVCGFAVGNAMNMVLTLSVYATICRETGRPFIFPGSETQWNGLTDVTDATLLADQMIWAAASPHGHNQAFNTANGDVFRWRWLWPQLAALFDVTPVGFDTAPRPLEDQMHDAASVWKDIAARHGLVEHDVDRLASWWHTDADLGRDIECLTDTTKARSAGFDGFRATPQSLADTVAQYRAARLIP; encoded by the coding sequence ATGAACGTTTCGGACAGAAGTGACGCGCTGGTAGTGGGTGCCACCGGCATCTCGGGGCAGGCCATCTGCCGTCGACTGGTAGCTGCCGGCCGGCGCACCTATGGGCTGTCCCGCAGGACAGAATTGCCGGTCGCCGACGCGATCCCTGTGACGGCAGACCTCCTCGACGAGGGTCAACTACGCGAAGCGCTGGCTGACATCAGGCCCGAGGCGGTGTTCGTCACGGCGTGGATGCGCCAATCCGACGAGGCCGCCAACATCGCGGTGAATTCAGCCTTGCTGCGAAACGTCTTGGTCGCGTTGGAGGCCGGAGGTTCGGTCGAGCATGTCGCGTTGATGACCGGGCTCAAACACTATCTCGGCTCGTTCGAGGACTATGGCAACGGTGTGCAGGCCGAGACCCCGTTCCACGAATCCGAGCCCCGGCTGCCGTCACCGAACTTCTACTATGCGCAGGAAGACGAGTTGTTCGCCGCGGCGCAGCGGATGGGATTCACCTGGAGTGTGCACCGATCTCACACCGTGTGCGGTTTCGCGGTGGGCAACGCCATGAACATGGTGCTGACGCTGTCTGTGTACGCCACCATCTGTCGAGAGACCGGCCGCCCCTTCATCTTTCCGGGATCCGAGACCCAGTGGAACGGCCTGACCGACGTCACCGACGCCACCCTGCTGGCCGATCAGATGATCTGGGCGGCAGCGTCTCCCCACGGCCACAATCAGGCATTCAACACTGCCAACGGCGACGTGTTCCGGTGGCGCTGGTTGTGGCCCCAGTTGGCTGCCCTCTTCGACGTGACCCCGGTGGGTTTCGACACGGCGCCGCGGCCGCTGGAAGACCAGATGCACGATGCCGCATCCGTCTGGAAGGACATTGCCGCCCGCCATGGCCTGGTCGAGCACGACGTCGACCGGCTGGCCTCGTGGTGGCACACCGATGCCGATCTGGGTCGCGACATCGAATGCCTCACCGACACCACCAAGGCCCGCAGCGCGGGTTTCGACGGTTTCCGGGCGACCCCGCAGTCGCTGGCCGATACCGTGGCGCAGTACCGGGCCGCCAGACTGATCCCGTGA
- a CDS encoding ABC transporter permease, with protein MTTDLHTSPASAPPPEADRVNLLDFAKRHWSTIAPIATLLLLIIAFSLVDSRFLRHENFLNILRQSSVLLILATASTVVILMGSIDLSVGSILTFTAFSGALMVQYTGISALLVLLPLIGMLCGLFNGLVIAYGRLPSFLVTLGTLYAFNGLASYMAGGAPVPLTDGGFVNLFTGTFLGLPVIALWAILVLVVAIIVARSTRLGRYLYALGGNEKTSRLSGVPVRRYKVYAFMISGFLVGIAGLLQLVRAKSASPDMGEPFLLPAIAAVVMGGTPLSGGIGGPLRTVTGVLIIAILGNGMVIAAVDPFLQNVVQGLVVIAAVALTMDRRKMTLVK; from the coding sequence ATGACAACCGACCTGCACACCTCCCCGGCGTCCGCACCTCCACCCGAGGCCGATCGGGTGAACCTGCTCGACTTCGCCAAACGGCACTGGTCCACCATCGCCCCGATAGCGACACTGCTGCTGCTCATCATCGCGTTCTCTCTGGTGGACAGCCGGTTCCTCCGGCACGAGAACTTCCTCAACATCCTGCGGCAGTCCTCGGTCCTGCTCATCCTCGCCACTGCCTCGACGGTGGTGATCCTGATGGGCAGCATCGACCTGTCCGTCGGGTCCATCCTCACCTTCACCGCGTTCTCCGGCGCACTCATGGTGCAGTACACCGGAATCAGTGCGCTGTTGGTACTGCTCCCCCTGATCGGGATGCTCTGCGGGTTGTTCAACGGGCTGGTCATCGCCTACGGTCGACTGCCCTCCTTCCTGGTCACGCTGGGGACGTTGTACGCCTTCAACGGGTTGGCCAGCTACATGGCGGGGGGAGCACCCGTACCACTCACCGATGGTGGGTTTGTCAATCTGTTCACCGGCACCTTCCTCGGGCTGCCCGTGATCGCGCTGTGGGCCATCCTGGTGCTCGTCGTCGCGATCATCGTTGCCCGCAGCACCCGGCTGGGGCGATACCTCTATGCGCTCGGCGGCAACGAGAAGACCTCGAGGTTGTCCGGCGTGCCGGTGCGGCGCTACAAGGTGTACGCCTTCATGATCTCCGGCTTCCTGGTCGGTATCGCCGGCCTGCTGCAGTTGGTGCGCGCCAAGAGCGCCAGCCCGGACATGGGAGAGCCCTTCCTGCTACCGGCCATCGCCGCGGTGGTCATGGGCGGCACCCCGCTCTCGGGCGGAATCGGGGGTCCGCTGCGCACCGTCACCGGCGTCCTGATCATCGCGATCCTCGGCAACGGCATGGTGATCGCGGCGGTCGATCCGTTCCTGCAGAACGTCGTTCAAGGTCTGGTTGTCATCGCTGCGGTCGCACTGACGATGGACCGCCGCAAGATGACCCTGGTCAAGTAG
- a CDS encoding 2,3-butanediol dehydrogenase, protein MLATVFHNRHDVRVEEVPAPQPVGPRDVLLRPFFCGICGTDLHEYAFGPIVIPTEPHALTGANAPQVLGHEFSAEVVDIGSEVTSTKVGDRVSVMPLVTCGQCYYCRRGLNHLCVVMACTGLSWDGGGIAELVVVQEQQVSVLPPEVDNVQGALIEPAAVAAYGVDQTGMGAGDTILITGAGPIGALSALYAQAGGASKVIVSEPNARRRALAEALGGVTVVDPTATDVPAFVRDLTNGVGVDVAAECSGSEPGLNAALASVRSAGTVTQVGLHVKPAAIDPMALSNRDLTLTGTWCYPVYDWPRIIALVASGRYPVERVLTEIIDVHDVVSRGFDRLLDPDGDAQKLLVRVGGDT, encoded by the coding sequence ATGCTCGCCACCGTGTTCCACAACCGTCACGACGTCCGCGTCGAGGAGGTCCCGGCCCCACAACCGGTCGGTCCCAGGGACGTGCTCCTGCGGCCGTTCTTCTGTGGGATCTGCGGTACCGATCTGCACGAGTACGCGTTCGGCCCCATCGTGATCCCTACCGAACCCCACGCGTTGACCGGCGCCAACGCGCCGCAGGTGCTGGGCCACGAGTTCTCCGCCGAGGTGGTCGACATCGGCTCCGAGGTCACCAGCACGAAAGTGGGAGATCGGGTTTCGGTGATGCCCCTGGTGACCTGCGGTCAGTGCTACTACTGTCGGCGCGGCCTCAATCACCTGTGTGTGGTCATGGCCTGCACCGGATTGAGCTGGGACGGTGGAGGTATCGCCGAACTGGTGGTGGTGCAGGAACAGCAGGTCAGTGTGCTGCCACCTGAGGTGGACAATGTTCAGGGTGCGCTGATCGAACCGGCGGCGGTCGCGGCTTACGGCGTCGACCAGACCGGGATGGGCGCCGGTGACACCATCCTGATCACCGGAGCCGGACCCATCGGGGCACTGTCGGCGCTGTACGCGCAGGCCGGCGGAGCCTCGAAAGTCATTGTTTCCGAGCCGAATGCACGTCGGCGCGCACTGGCCGAAGCATTGGGCGGGGTCACCGTCGTCGACCCGACGGCAACAGACGTGCCCGCCTTCGTCCGGGACCTGACCAACGGTGTCGGGGTGGATGTCGCTGCCGAATGCTCGGGCAGCGAACCCGGCCTGAACGCCGCGCTGGCCAGCGTCCGCTCCGCCGGCACCGTCACCCAGGTCGGACTACACGTCAAACCCGCTGCCATCGACCCCATGGCGCTGTCCAACCGGGATCTCACCCTGACCGGAACGTGGTGCTACCCGGTGTACGACTGGCCGCGGATCATCGCCCTCGTCGCCTCCGGTCGCTATCCGGTGGAGCGCGTGCTGACCGAGATCATCGACGTTCACGACGTCGTGTCACGTGGATTCGACCGGCTGCTCGACCCCGATGGCGACGCGCAGAAGCTTCTGGTCCGGGTCGGTGGTGACACGTGA
- a CDS encoding M24 family metallopeptidase: protein MGIATYGTNAVDWEQRLDFDRLRDERLARLKAKLDESELGAVLAFDFTNIRYMSATHIGTWAVDKLIRFALLVRGGEPIVWDFGSAAKHHQLYNPWLDYSKAESDADPHGPHHGAKMTQPSGARAGISTLRGAFHPDAGIADEVARKVRAELDAYGLLGDPLGVDVIELPILKALQDAGITVTDGQQVFLEARRIKTRDEIGLLTQACSMVDAAYDRLYEFLRPGVKENECVGLVSKSLYDMGSEFVEGVNAISGERCAPHPHVYSDRILRPGDPAFFDILHSYNGYRTCYYRTFAVGSASAAQRDAYTRAREYMDAAIALVRPGATTADIVAVWPKAQEFGFADEEAAFALQYGHGVGLSIWEKPIFSRLVSFDHPEVLEEGMVFALETYWPAADGWGAARIEEELVVTATGCEVITKFPAEDLLVAGQRYFTVGGALPTLRDSQSHLNTSIGRGESTISTP from the coding sequence ATGGGCATCGCCACCTACGGAACCAACGCCGTCGACTGGGAACAGCGCCTCGACTTCGACCGGCTCCGCGATGAGCGGCTGGCCCGCTTGAAGGCCAAACTCGACGAGTCCGAACTCGGCGCGGTACTGGCTTTTGACTTCACCAACATCCGCTACATGAGCGCCACCCATATCGGTACCTGGGCGGTGGACAAGCTGATCCGGTTCGCGTTGCTGGTCCGCGGTGGTGAGCCCATCGTGTGGGATTTCGGTTCCGCGGCCAAGCACCACCAGCTCTACAATCCGTGGTTGGACTACTCCAAAGCAGAATCCGACGCCGACCCGCACGGCCCACACCACGGCGCGAAGATGACCCAGCCCAGCGGTGCCCGCGCAGGCATCTCCACGCTGCGCGGCGCTTTCCACCCCGATGCGGGTATCGCCGACGAGGTGGCGCGCAAGGTCCGCGCGGAACTGGACGCCTACGGACTCCTGGGTGATCCGCTGGGAGTGGATGTCATCGAACTGCCCATCCTGAAGGCGTTGCAGGACGCCGGCATCACCGTCACCGACGGCCAGCAGGTGTTCCTCGAGGCCCGGCGCATCAAAACCCGGGACGAGATCGGTCTGCTCACCCAGGCCTGCTCGATGGTCGACGCCGCCTACGACCGGCTCTATGAGTTCCTGCGTCCCGGGGTCAAGGAGAACGAATGCGTCGGCCTGGTGAGCAAGAGCTTGTACGACATGGGTTCGGAGTTCGTCGAGGGTGTGAACGCGATCTCCGGTGAACGGTGCGCGCCGCACCCGCACGTGTACTCCGACCGCATCCTACGCCCCGGCGACCCGGCGTTCTTCGACATCCTGCACAGTTACAACGGCTATCGCACGTGCTACTACCGCACGTTCGCCGTCGGCAGTGCCTCAGCCGCCCAGCGTGACGCCTACACCCGCGCACGCGAGTACATGGACGCGGCAATAGCCCTGGTGCGTCCCGGTGCCACCACCGCCGACATCGTCGCGGTCTGGCCGAAAGCGCAGGAGTTCGGCTTCGCCGACGAGGAGGCCGCCTTTGCGCTGCAGTATGGGCACGGCGTCGGTCTGTCGATCTGGGAGAAGCCGATCTTCTCCCGATTGGTGTCATTCGATCACCCCGAGGTACTCGAGGAAGGCATGGTCTTCGCACTGGAGACCTACTGGCCGGCAGCCGACGGCTGGGGTGCGGCCCGAATCGAGGAGGAACTGGTGGTCACCGCCACCGGCTGCGAAGTCATCACCAAGTTCCCCGCCGAGGACCTGCTGGTCGCGGGTCAGCGCTACTTCACCGTGGGAGGTGCACTGCCCACACTGCGTGATTCGCAGTCGCACCTGAACACCTCGATCGGCCGGGGCGAGAGCACGATCAGCACGCCATGA
- a CDS encoding SDR family NAD(P)-dependent oxidoreductase, which yields MTNTNTFAGKGAIVTGAGSGIGRAVALELAAAGARVLAVDVNVEGAEKTASDAAGEVHPFAADVSDPAQVRTYAEAATGLVGPPQLFFNNAGVEGVHKSIVDTTSDEWRKVVGINLDGMFFGLKYVLPLIQQAGGGAVVNTGSILSLKAAPDRSDYVVTKHGVLGLTRSAAAEVATQGIRVNCICPGPVATPLMTRSELLVNPDDPGYEHDRFIEGTPVRRYAEPREIAELVLFLLRDDVGYLTGSAVTIDGGIMAV from the coding sequence ATGACAAACACCAACACGTTCGCGGGAAAAGGTGCCATTGTCACCGGAGCGGGCAGCGGCATCGGCCGAGCGGTCGCCCTCGAACTCGCCGCCGCCGGTGCCCGGGTCCTGGCCGTCGACGTCAACGTCGAGGGCGCTGAGAAGACAGCATCGGACGCCGCCGGAGAAGTGCACCCCTTTGCCGCCGACGTCTCCGACCCGGCTCAGGTGCGGACCTACGCCGAGGCCGCAACAGGACTGGTCGGCCCGCCGCAGCTGTTCTTCAACAACGCCGGCGTCGAAGGTGTGCACAAGTCCATTGTCGACACCACCTCCGACGAATGGCGAAAGGTGGTGGGCATCAACCTCGACGGCATGTTCTTCGGCCTCAAGTACGTCCTACCGTTGATCCAGCAGGCCGGAGGCGGAGCCGTGGTGAACACCGGATCCATCCTCAGCCTGAAGGCGGCACCTGACCGGTCCGACTACGTGGTGACCAAACACGGTGTGCTGGGACTGACCCGCAGCGCGGCGGCAGAGGTCGCCACTCAGGGAATCCGGGTCAACTGCATCTGTCCCGGGCCGGTGGCCACTCCCCTGATGACCCGCTCGGAGCTGCTGGTCAACCCCGACGACCCGGGGTACGAGCACGACCGGTTCATCGAAGGCACCCCGGTGCGTCGCTACGCCGAGCCCCGGGAGATCGCCGAGCTGGTGTTGTTCCTGCTGCGCGATGACGTGGGCTACCTGACGGGTTCGGCGGTCACCATCGACGGCGGAATCATGGCGGTATGA
- a CDS encoding cupin domain-containing protein, with translation MDNTARAIRDARIQAGLSLRELGSRAGVSASLLSQIETGRARPSVTTLYALVGELGLSLDELVASDNGSGPAPRTTSTLDRQLAQLASQPAVAGVSPVMHPGARPVLELESGVIWEQLAKVGASATDAILVTYPPGSSSSTTGRLSTHTGYEIAYLISGTLELQLEFETYTLSAGDSIAFDSARVHVYRNPGDEPARGVWFVTGREQH, from the coding sequence TTGGACAACACGGCGCGCGCCATCCGGGATGCGCGCATCCAGGCCGGCCTGAGTCTTCGCGAGCTCGGTTCGCGTGCGGGCGTGTCCGCAAGCCTGTTGTCGCAGATCGAGACGGGTCGGGCGAGGCCGTCGGTCACCACCCTGTATGCGCTGGTGGGGGAGCTGGGACTGTCGCTCGATGAGCTGGTTGCCTCAGACAATGGCTCCGGTCCCGCGCCCAGGACCACCTCGACGCTGGATCGGCAACTGGCGCAACTGGCGTCCCAGCCGGCTGTGGCAGGGGTATCGCCCGTGATGCACCCGGGAGCCAGGCCGGTACTGGAGTTGGAATCCGGCGTGATCTGGGAACAACTCGCCAAGGTGGGTGCCTCGGCCACCGACGCGATCCTGGTGACGTATCCGCCGGGTAGCTCGTCATCCACCACCGGGCGTCTGAGCACCCACACCGGTTACGAGATCGCGTACCTGATCAGCGGAACCCTGGAACTCCAACTGGAATTCGAGACCTACACACTGTCGGCCGGCGATTCCATCGCCTTCGACTCCGCGCGGGTGCACGTCTACCGCAATCCGGGCGACGAACCCGCCCGCGGGGTGTGGTTCGTGACGGGCCGAGAGCAGCACTAG
- a CDS encoding SDR family NAD(P)-dependent oxidoreductase: MTDRLTDKSIVITGAGRGIGAGLAHGLAAEGALITVVDRDSAGAHAVADAIVAQGGRACAAVADVTDRASVRTAIATAVSEYGRLDVMFNNAGLNIPQPFLEITEDSWHTVMNVNALGVLIGTQEAATQMIAQGGPGKIVNTASIAGREGYASFAPYSASKFAVIAIIQAAARALAAQSITVNGFSPGVVDTPLWQQLDKDLVAIGDAEQPGDAFAAFASGALVGRAATPADIVPTAIFLAAPDSDYITGQVMAVDGGMVLV; encoded by the coding sequence ATGACCGACCGACTCACCGACAAGTCCATCGTCATCACCGGCGCAGGCCGCGGTATCGGCGCGGGCCTCGCACATGGCCTGGCCGCAGAAGGCGCGCTGATCACCGTCGTCGACCGCGACTCGGCCGGCGCCCATGCGGTGGCCGACGCCATCGTCGCTCAGGGCGGACGCGCCTGCGCCGCCGTCGCCGATGTCACCGACCGGGCGTCGGTTCGGACTGCAATCGCCACCGCGGTGTCCGAATACGGCCGCCTCGACGTGATGTTCAACAACGCCGGCCTCAACATCCCCCAGCCTTTCCTGGAGATCACCGAGGACAGCTGGCACACGGTGATGAACGTCAATGCCCTCGGCGTGCTGATCGGGACGCAGGAGGCGGCCACACAGATGATCGCCCAGGGCGGGCCCGGAAAGATCGTCAATACGGCCTCCATCGCCGGTCGCGAGGGCTATGCCAGCTTCGCGCCCTACAGCGCAAGCAAATTCGCCGTCATTGCGATCATCCAGGCGGCTGCGCGGGCACTGGCGGCCCAATCCATCACCGTCAACGGGTTCTCTCCCGGCGTGGTGGACACTCCACTATGGCAGCAGCTGGACAAGGATCTGGTGGCCATCGGTGACGCCGAGCAGCCCGGAGATGCGTTCGCCGCGTTCGCTTCCGGAGCCCTGGTCGGTCGCGCCGCCACCCCGGCGGACATCGTCCCCACCGCGATCTTCCTGGCCGCACCGGACTCCGACTACATCACCGGACAAGTGATGGCTGTGGACGGTGGCATGGTCCTCGTCTGA
- a CDS encoding SDR family oxidoreductase, with the protein MTTTALVTGAGGGIGRAVVRSFLEAGTSVALVDADDRFLSHTPDLAAEFPHLTVRAYTADITQTSRVGTLAEQVAADFGRLDALALVAGTVQTAAGIADLTPTEWRRVIDVNLTGAYEMTHALVPLLKQDGGGAITAVSSWWGRSGHAYFAAYCAAKAGLIVFTQALAQELAPLIRANTVCPGNIDTAMHRAALESEAAERGVSFEEIKQSEWAKIPLEKAGAPQDIANAILFLSSPAAAYITGASLDVNGGVVFH; encoded by the coding sequence GTGACCACCACCGCTCTGGTGACCGGTGCAGGCGGTGGGATCGGCCGCGCGGTGGTGCGATCGTTCCTGGAAGCCGGGACTTCGGTCGCCCTCGTCGACGCCGACGACCGCTTCCTCTCCCACACCCCGGATCTCGCCGCCGAGTTCCCCCATCTCACGGTGCGGGCGTACACCGCCGACATCACGCAGACCTCTCGGGTGGGCACGCTGGCCGAGCAGGTCGCCGCCGACTTCGGGCGACTCGACGCCCTGGCCCTGGTCGCAGGCACCGTGCAGACCGCGGCCGGCATCGCCGACCTCACCCCCACCGAGTGGCGGCGGGTCATCGACGTCAACCTCACCGGTGCATACGAGATGACGCACGCGCTGGTCCCTCTGCTCAAGCAGGACGGCGGGGGTGCCATCACGGCTGTCTCATCGTGGTGGGGCCGATCCGGACACGCCTACTTTGCGGCCTATTGCGCCGCCAAAGCCGGACTCATCGTGTTCACCCAGGCCCTGGCTCAGGAACTCGCTCCGCTGATCCGGGCCAACACCGTGTGCCCGGGCAACATCGACACCGCCATGCACCGCGCGGCCCTGGAATCCGAAGCCGCCGAACGGGGGGTTTCGTTCGAAGAGATCAAACAATCGGAATGGGCCAAGATCCCGCTCGAGAAGGCCGGCGCACCGCAGGACATCGCGAACGCCATCCTCTTCCTGTCCTCCCCCGCGGCCGCTTACATCACCGGCGCCTCGCTGGATGTCAACGGCGGCGTCGTCTTTCACTGA